The Chrysiogenia bacterium DNA window AGCGGCATGCCGCCAGCTCGGCGAGCTCGCCGCCTTCGATCTGGATTACGTGGAGCAGCCGCTGCCCCCCGGCAGTGAGCGCGATCTCTCCCGTCTTCGCGACGTGCCGGTTTCCATTGCGCTCGATGAGAGCCTGCGCGATGAATCCATGGTGATGCGCGCGCTCGAAGCGGACTGGGCCGACTATTTCATTCTCAAACCCACGGTCCTTGGCGGTTTCGCACGCACGCGCGAGGTGACCGAGCGCGTGCGCGCCCATGGGAAACGCTATGTGCTGACGACGGCGCTGGCCGGTGCGACGGAGCGCCGCGCTTGCTTCGATCTGGCCTGCCTGTTGCCCGCGCCGCTTCCGGCCTGCGGGCTCAACACGGCAGGCTTCGTCGATGGCGATGGTGAGAGCGACGGGCTCTGCGTAAGCGAGGGGCGCATGGTCCCGCGGGAGATCGAAGCCCATGAACGCGCCGCTCTTTGACCTCTCGCGCTGCCCGGATGAACAGCGCGCCTTTGAATGCGGGGACGAGACCTGGAGCTATGCCGAGCTGCGCGCAAGGGTGCGCGAATGCATTGCGCGGCTTGAATCTCAAGACGTGGGGGAGGGCACTTTCGTCGCCGTGCATGCGCCTTCAGGGCCGGAGGTCGTCGTCCTCGTGCACGCTCTGTGGGCGCTCCGCGCAACCCTTGTCCCGATTAACCTCCGTTTGAGCGATGCCGAGCGCGCCGCGCAACTCGCGCGGGTGGGGCACTGTCCGCTGCTCACGCTTGCTGAGGGTGAGTGGGAGGCGGAGTGGCTCGATAACGCGCCGCTCGATTCTGTGCCCAAGGGAATGCAGCTTCTTCTATTTACCTCCGGAACGACCGGCGTGCCCAAGGGGGCGCTGCTCTCCTTCGAGGCCATTGCCGCCAGCGCCCGCGCGGCGAAGGAAGCGTTGCACTATCAACGCGACGAGCGCTGGCTCTGCTGCCTGCCGCTCTACCACGTCGCCGGGCTGAGTATCCTCTACCGCTGCGCCTTCTACGGTGCGACGCTTCTTCTACATCCGAAGTTCGATGCCGCCGCGCTCGATCATGCGGTGGACGAAGAGGGCGTCACGGCGCTCTCCCTGGTGCCCACGCAGCTTGCGGCCTGGCTCGACGTGCGCGGAGAGAATAAGGCGCCGCCAACGCTGCGCTCGGTCTTGCTCGGCGGGGCGGGGGCCTCACCGACGCTGCTCGAGCGCGTCCGAAAAGTCGGCCTGCCACTTGCGCCGTCCTTTGGAATGACCGAGACGGCCTCGCAGGTCTGCACGCTCCCTCCCGCGCAATTCGCACAAATCGACCTTGCGCGCCTCTACCTGCCCCCGCTTCCCGGGGTGGAGACGCGCGTGCGCGATGAACAGGGTTGCGATGTTCCCGCTGACACGGAAGGCGAAGTCTGGCTGCGCGGGCCGTCACTGTTCTCGGGCTATCTCTCGGACGTCGATGCGAGCAGCGCTGCGGTTGCGAGTGATGGCTGGTTTCGCACAGGCGACTGGGGAAGGCGCAATGAGAGCGGCGCCCTGATGATCGTCGAGCGCCGCAGCGACCTGATTCTCTCCGGCGGAGAGAATGTTTACCCCGCCGAGGTGGAAGCCGCGCTGGAATCGCACGCTGCGGTGGTGGAGGCGGGCGTCTTTGCACGGCCCGATGAGCGCTGGGGCAGCCGCGTTGCCGCCGCCGTGGTGCTGCGCGGGCCGGTCGATTGGGAGCAGCTCGAGGCTCACTGCCGCGAACGGCTCGCCGGATACAAGGTTCCGCGGGAGTTCTTCTCCTGCGAGGGGCTGCCGCGCACGCCGACGGGCAAACTCCAGCGCGCCAGGCTGCGCGAGCAAGCATCCTCACTCAGGCACTCCTGAAACCCTTTCACGTCCGGATCCTTCTTCGATCGGCTACACTGCGCAGAGCCCCGGTGGCGGCCAGCGCTCAGTAAGGCTGCCCGGAATCGCGAGCCATGATCGAAGTACAGATCGGTGAAATCCTTCTTGAGCTGGGAATCCTGTTCCTGGCGACGGTTGCCCTGGGCGGCTTGCTCCACCGCATCCGCATTCCGGCGATCATTGCCGCGCTGCTGGTCGCCATGGCGGCGCACTACACCCCGCTGGGCGAGCGGCTGCTCTCTGCCGAGCTCTACGGAATGTTCACCTTCCTTGCGCAACTGGGCGTTCTGTTTCTGCTGTTCTTCATCGGCGTTCAAATTGATTTTGTCGAGCTGCGTTCAATGGGCAGGGATATTCTCTGGCTGACGGTGTTTGCGACCGGGCTTCCATTTGTATTCGGTGTGCTCGCAATGTTGGGGATGGGCTATGGCTGGGGCGTTGCCCTGGTGATCGGTATGACGCGGATGCCGACGGCCGAGGCGGTGATCGTCCCGATTCTCGATGAATTCGGGCTGATTCGCACGCGTGTCGGTCGCTTCATTGTCGGCGCGGGAACGCTCGACGACGTGCTGGAGGTCGCGCTCGTCGCCATCGTTTCGGTCTGGATTGCCGAAGACGCGACAGCCGCCGGTGCCGTCGATCTGTGGGGAAAGCTCTGGCCGATTCTGGCGGGTTTGGCCGGGTTGCTCACACTCGCAGTGCTTTCCTACCGGTGGATTCTGCCGCTGCTGGCCCGATGGACTCCACGCGATGCGCGCGGCCTGGTAATGATTTCGCTGCTCACGATGTTGCTCTTCGGCGGCCTGAGCGAGCAGGCCGAACTGGGCATGGTGCTCGGGGCGATTCTGAGCGGGATCGTGATGCGGCCGACTTTTCAGAAAATCGGAATTCAGGGTGACCAGGCCATCCAGACATTTCGCCAGATGAGCTACGGCTTTCTGGGAATCGTCTTCTTCTTCTGGGTGGGAATGAGCGCCGATCTTGCCGGACTGGCGGAAAGCCCGCTGCTGGCCCTGCTGCTCTTTCTGGCGGCAAGTGCCGGGAAAATCGGCGGAACCCTGCTCATGGTGCCGATGAAGAAGATGAGCTTTCGGGAAGCGCTCACGACCGGCGTCGGGCTCGACGCGCGCCTGACAACAGAAATAGTTGTCGCCCAGATCCTCTACAGCGCAAAGCTTATCGATCTTGAGTTGTTCACCGCGCTGATCGCAGCATCTTCTGTTTCAACGCTGCTGATCCCGTTGTGGTTTACGCTGCTGGCACGGCGTTGGGGGCATGAGCTCCATGGAGAGCCGGCCGGGTTGGGAGATGAGAATGTCGCCTGAGGAAAAAGCGCCGATTCTGCTGTGCCTGGATATTGAGAGCGGAAGCGAAGACCTGGTTCGCTACGCCATGGCCGAGGCCGTGCGATCGGAACGTCCGCTGCAGGTGCTCTCCGTTCTGCCGAAGGTGCGCGGAGAGAAATCGCACGCGGGAGCCCGGGAGCGCCTGGATGCGATGGTCTCGCGCGCGGTTGAAGCGACCGGCGCAAGCGGGTCTCCGGAACTGATTGTCGAAATCTCGCACGGGCAGCGGGTTGAGGACGAGATTCTCCGCCAGATAGAGAGCCTGCAGCCTGCAATGGTGATCATGGGAAGACGCCGGCACCGCGGCAAGGAGCATATGTTCATCCAGAGCTCGACAGCCTGTGTGCTGGCCGACCTGAGCGTTCCAGTCCTGGTCGTCCCGATTCCCGCCGAAGAAAAAAAATGAGCGGCGGGGGTTGACAAGCAAGACCGACCGGTCGTATACAAAAGCCATGGCACGGCCGAGACTCAGTGAAAAGACCCGCGAGCGCCTCCTCGAAGAGGGGGTGTCGGCGTTTCTGCACAACGGTTTTCACGGAACGGGGCTCAAGGAAGTCTTGGATCGCGTGAGCGTGCCCAAGGGATCGTTTTACAACTACTTCGAGAGCAAGGAAGAGTTCGCCGCCGCGGCCATCCGCCACTATGCCGAGTGCTTCGCCCGGAAGATGGACAGGGCACTGACCGGAGCGCCCGATCCCGTGACCGGGCTGCGCCGATTTTTTGAGTCCCTGATGAAAGAGTTCAAGGCCGCCGGCTACGTGGGCGGGTGCCTGATTGCCAACCTGGGCGGGGAACTTGAAGGCAGCGATGTCTGCCGCGAAGAGCTCTCAACTGCCTTTCAGAGCTGGCGCGATGGTGTGGCCAAGGCGCTGGCCGAGGGGCAGGAACTGGGGCTCGTCCGGAAGGACGTCGACGCCGGCGAACTGGCCGACCTGCTCACCGAATCATGGGAAGGCGCGGTGATTCGCATGAAGATTGAGCGTTCTCTGGAGCCCCTGCGCCGGGTGGTCGACCGCCTGCTTGGCGACTACCTGAGACCCTGAAAAAAATTTGCCCGAATTAAAATACGACCGGTCGTATAGAAATAAACAACCCCAAGGAGAAATCACATGTCCAAAACCCCAACCATCATCATCACCGGTTCCTCGAGCGGAATCGGTCTCGACATTGCCCGCACCTTCGCCAAAGACGGTGCCAACATTGTCCTCAACGGGCGCGACCCCGACAAACTGGCCGCTGTTGCCGCGGAACTCGGCGCGCCCGATCACGTGGCGTCGGTCGCCGGAGACATCGGGGACCGTGCGACCGGCGAGGCGCTCGTCCAGACCGCCCTGGATCGTTTCGGTCGCGTCGACGTCCTCATCAACAATGCCGGCCGCTTCGGCGTCACGCCGTTCGTGGATGTCACCGAAGAAGAACTCGACGGCTTTCTGCACGGAAACCTGCGCGGCACCTATCTGACGACCCAGGCGGTGGTGCGCCAGCTCAAGAAACAGGGAGATGGCGGCAACATCGTCAACATCGGCACCGTGCTGATCGATCATCCCATCGGCAGCGTGCCGGCTTCGGCCCCGCTGGTGAGCAAGGGCGGCATTCATGCGCTCACGACGAGCCTTGCGGCCGAACTCGCACCCGACAACATTCGCGTGAACCTCGTGGCACCGGGCATGATCCGCACGCCGCTGCATGGGGATGCCGACGTGGATTCCTTCGGTGCGGTTGCGTTGCTCAGGCGCGTGGGCGAAGTGCAGGAAATCACCGAGGCGGTGCGCTACCTCATCGGCGCGCAGTTTGTGACCGGGCACATCCTGCCTGTCGATGGCGGCTTCATTTCCGGGCGCGCCTGAGGGCGGAACTGCCATGAGTGAACACACTGAGAATATCCAGCCGGGCGCGGCGGCGTATGCCGCTGTCGCCCGGGTCATGGCCCGCTACTACGAGGGGCTCTACCACGGCGATGTTGAGCTTCTCGCCGAGGTTTTTCATCCCGGAGCGACCTACGCAACGGCTTCCGGCGGGGAGCTGCTGCAACTGAATCTCGAAGCGTACTTTCCCGTCGTTTCCGGGCGCGCCTCACCCGCGACCCGCGGCGAGGCCTACAGCTACGAACTCACGTCAATCGCTTTTGCCGGATCTCACACCGCGTTGGTCCGGATGCGCTCAGCGATGCTGGGAAAACACTTCGATGACTTCCTCTCCCTGATCAAAGTCGATGGCCAGTGGCGGATCATCGCGAAGGTCTTCCACTTCGAGTTGGAGCCAACTGCCGAAGGAACCTGATATGCCATATGTGAACATCAAAATTACCCGCGAGGGTGGAACAACAGCCGAGCAGAAGGCGGCGCTGATCGCAGGCGTAACCGATGTGCTGGTGAGTGTTTTGAACAAGTCGCCCGCGACAACTTTTGTGGTGATCGATGAAGTCGAACTCGAAGACTGGGGCATTGGCGGTCTGCCGGTCGAGGAATTTCGAAGGCAGCGTTGAGCGGGCGCAATTGCCGAACCAAAAAGGAAGGGGGCGGCCGTCGGCCGCCCCCTCGTCCGGGCTATTGCAAAGCCGGCTAGTTAACGCTCAATGCGAGCTGCACATAGGCGAACTGCACGTTGTCGTTGAGCGGATACGTATGCATGTCGCCGGGCACGAACAGCCCTCCCGCGCCCTCCTCGCCGGAATTCTTGCCCGCGGGGATTGTCTTCCCCCGGGGGTGAAATTACGGTGACACGGGAGTCATTTTTGGGGGTATGATCTGGCTCAGGGGTGGCGCAGGGCACTCGATCGGGGCCGGGACCACCCCGCACGCGACGCACGAATTGACGGGGAGTTGCACATGAAATGTCTGGTTCTCGGTGGAGGGCTCGCGGGCCTGGCCTCAGCCGTCTGGTTGTCGGAAAAAGGCCATCAGGTGACCCTGCTTGAGCGCAGGGCCTCTCTGGGCGGCCGGACCATCGCAATCCCGCAGCCGGAAGTGGATGATGTGCCAGACAACGGCCAGCACGTATTCGCCAGCGGCTACGAGAATCTGTTCCGCTACCTTGAGAGTGTCGGGACGCGCCAATACGTGGAGTTCCCCGGGCAAATGTCGACCAGAATGCCAGGCGGCGAACTGCATACTGCCGGAACCTCGGGTCTCGATGGGCTTCGCACGATGATCGGCGACCTGCCGGGGGTCCACGGGCTCGACAAGCTTAGAACAGCGCTCGCGCAAGCGCGGCTGATCCGGCAGGCAATTTTTCAACCATCGTATCTCGATGACATTACTGCCGATGAATGGTTCAGGCGCATTGGCATGCCGGCTTCTGCCCGCAAGGCGCTCTGGGACGGAATCGTGATCGGCCTGACGGGTGACAAGACGGAAATCTCTTCGGCGAAAGTTCCCGCGGATCTGCTCGTCACGGGAATGCGCAAGGCCATCAAGACGCGCACGCCGGTTTCGATCGGCTACCCGACCGTGGATCTGGATACGCTGTTCATTTCAAGCGCGGAGAAAGTGTTCGCTGAAAGGGGCGTGGAGGTTCGCACCCGGACAGCCGTCCGCTGCGTCAATGTTGAGAACGGAGCCCTCAAGGGCGTGACCCTTGGCGATGGTGAAGAACTGCAAGCGGACATCGTGATCTGCGCGATCCCGGTATGGGGCATCAAGGGCATTCTCGACCAGGTGCCCGGGCACGAGAAGATCTATCGCGCCGTTGAGCACCTGACTCCCGTCCCCATTGTCAGCGTCAATCTCTATCTGGATCGGTCGATCGGCATGGAGGACTGGGGAGAAATCCTCTATGGCGGAGAGGGAGTGCTCGAGCAGGTCTGGGACCGACAGAAAATGCATGGCCGCTCTTCTGAGAACAACTGGTTCTACTCGACAACGGTCTCTGCCTCCTATGAACTGATCAAACGCACGAACAAGGAAATCGTCGCAACGCAGATGAAAACGCTGGAGCGTTACTACCCGGCGGCCAGGGGCGCCGAAGTGATTCACAGCCACGTCGTGCGAATGCCCAGGTCGACGTTCGCGCAGCGCCCGGGTACGGCAGGGGTGCGCCCGAAACAGAAAACAGCAGTGAAGGGCCTGGCAATCGCCGGCGACTGGACCGAAACGGACTGGACCACAACCATGGAAGGGGCCTGCCAGAGCGCAGCCCGTGCGGTCGAAGCCGTACTCCTATAAACGTCGCGGAATCCGGCCCTCGCGCTATAAAGAACAAGCCCGCTCAGCTGAGCGGGCTTTTCTCGATTCTGGTGGGGGCACCAGGACTCGAACCTGGAACCAGCTGATTAAGAGTCAGATGCTCTACCATTGAGCCATGCCCCCACGAACTTTTGGGTCCGTGTTTGGGTGCGTCGGGAGGGGCATTTGCTGCCCGGGACCGCAACGCGGGGCCTTTTTGTATCCGAGGCTGAGCGCCGCGTCAACCGGTCTGCGGGCGGTTTTTCCCGGTTTCTCATTTTGCGAACCGGAATTTGGCGCGCCGGGGAACGGATTTCTCATTTTGAGAGGATTCTCAGGCTGAGACTGCTTGGGGCTGGCCTTTTTCCCAAAAAATTCAAGTAATTACAGTTAGTTAGTGACTCATGCCACGCATGGCACCCTCTGTGCTCTCTTGATTGCCATCTCTCGAAGGAGAAGCAGGAGGGCAAGGAAGATGCGAAGGACTCAGCGAACCGGCAAGTGGACCCTGGCAGCCATCATCGTGGCAAGCATCCTCAGTGCGTGTTCGAGTGCGCCGCAGCAGGCGCGTCGTTTCGGCGCCGACCTCTCCGAGCGGCAGCTCGCCGGCGCGGACTATCAGAACCGCCTGCTCACTGCCGCGTCCTTCGAAGGCGCGAGCCTTCCCGAAGCAAAGTTCATGAACGCGTCGCTCAAGAGCGCGAATTTCTCCGGTGCCACACTCGCCTCGGCCAACTTCGAGCGCAGCGACATGCGGGCGGCCACTCTTCAGAACGCCGACCTGCGATTCGCCAATCTCTCTCGCTCGAACCTTCATCTGGCCGATTTCGAGAACGCAGATCTCGAACGGGCGACTCTCAAGGGCGCGAACCTCCGGTATGCGGTACTCAGCGGGGCGAACCTCCGCGGTGCCGACCTGCGCGGGGCGGACCTGACCGGTGCCGTCCTGAGCGGGGCTGATTTGCGGGGGGCGCGTCTGGAGAAGGCACGTCTGGCCGGTGCCATCGTCGTGGGGGTGATCCTCGACGAGCGCACGGCCGGTCTGGAAACTTCGCCGCTTGGGCCGGTGAGCAGCGCCGCTTCCATTGGAGCCGGCAGCGCCATCGGATTGGGAGCACTCGCGGCGCGTTGAGGGCAAAGCCCGGGGCGAGCGAGAGGTCGCTCGCACTCGGCACGTTTGGTGGTGTGGGTTGGCCCGGTCTCGAAAGAGCCGGGCCGCTTCATTTGCGTGAATGGGCCCGGAGCAGGCCCTCTGCAGGCGCAGCGGCCGGTTTACTTTCCCGGGGCTCCAAGATACCCTCGCGGCTCCTGAAAACCTGCTTGATCTCAAGCATTTGGCCGCCGCAACCGGTCGGCCCACATTGGACAGTCCATGAGCGAAGAAAACGAAGAAACCCCAGAGACACCCGAGCCCCAGGCCCAACAGGCAGCACCCGAGGCCCCCGCGCCGGAGTCTTCCGAAGAACCCCATCCCTTTGACATGAGCGAGCGCCGCGACTTCGGCGTCATCCTCGGCCTCATTGCCATTGTGGCCATCATCGCCGCTGCGGCCGTGGTGTTCCTGCGCCAGGGCGGCCCCACCGGGGCGCGCTCCTCGGAGACCGCCTTTGCCGATGACATCATCGCACGGGTGGGCGATCGCGACGTTCCCATGCAGGACTTCAAGATCTGGCTGGCCTCGCTGCCGCAGAGTGTGCACATGCAGCTTGGCTCACCCGAGGGCCGGCGCGGCATCCTGCAGCAGTATCTCAACCGGGTGGCCATGGACGAATACTCGCGCCAGCAGGGTGTTTACGAAACCGAGGCATTCAAGGAAGAATACGAGCGCGCGCGCGACATGTTCGCCGTGCGCGAGCTGGTCGACGAGACGTTCAAGGCCCAGGCCTCCGAGGATGACCTGCGTGACTTCCACAAGAAGCACAAGGAACAGTTCCCCAAACCGTTCAACGATCCCAGCCAGCGTTACCAGCTCATTGAAGAATATCGTCGGAACATTGTTTCGCAGTTTGCCGACACCTTTCTCAAGAGCGTGACCGTGCAGAAGGCCGAGAATTTCACCGAGCCGGTGATCGCAAAGATCATCTACACCGAGGATGAGAGCGACACCATCACGCTCGAAGACTGGGAAACCGAACTCTCGGCGCTGAGCAGCGAGGACCAGCGCTGGTCGCGCACCCCGCAGGGGCGTGAAGAACTGCTCCAGCGACTGCTGCGTCGCAAAGCCCTGGCCCGCATTGCCCAGGCCCGCGATTTCGGCAAGCGCCCGAGCGTCGAAGCCTCGCTCCAGGAAATCCGGCCTCACATTGCGGCCAAGGTCCTGGCGATGGACGAACTCAAGGACGTTGACCCCATCGTGGACGAAGAGATCAAGAACAATCGCGAGGCCTACGAAGAGTCGCGCATGGAGATCGCGCACATCATGATCCGCGTTGGCGCCGACGCATCGGGCTCGCAGGTCGCGACGGCAGAGGCAAAGATCAAGGATCTCTATGACCAGATTCTCAAGGGCGCGGACTTTGCCAAGCTGGCAAAGGAGAATTCCGAGGATCCCAACACGGCGCCCGAGGGCGGCAAGGTCGGTGAAGTGGGCAAGGGCGAGCTCGTTCGCCCGATGGCGGAGGCGGCCTTCGCGCTCAAGGAGGGCGAAGTCAGCCAGCCGGTGCGCACGATGTTCGGTTTCCATCTGATCAAGGCGCTCAGCAACCCGCACACGGAATACGACGAGGGCGTGGCGCGCGCCATGGCGCGTCGCCGCATCATGGAAGGTGCGATCGATACGAAGGTCGGCGACATCGTCACGAAGATGAACGTGGCCATCAACGACCCGCTCATTGATGGTTGGGACCCGGTCAGCCAGTTCCTGGAACAGCAGGCCCAGGCCGCGCAGGCAGGCCCGATGCAGGGCGGCGATCAGCCCGCCGCGCCGCCGGCGCCGCAATGATTCGATATTGGTGAACGAAAAAGGCCTCCCTTTGGGAGGCCTTTTTTATTGGCGTGATTGTTCAGAAAAGCACTTCGTAGGCGCGGGTGGGGTCCTTGCCCTTGAGTTTGAGCAGCCCCACGTCCTTGGTCTTGAACAGGCCCTCGACGAGCTGCTTGGTGCGCTCGCCGATGAGCAGCCCGTTCTGGGGCGCTACGCTCTCCAGGCGCTGCGCGGTGTTCACCGTATCGCCGAGCACGGTGTACTCAAGGCGCGTCGAGGAACCGATGTTCCCCACAACGACGGGGCCGGTATTGATGCCGATGCGGATCTTGAAGTGCTTCGATTCATCGAGCTTGGTGAGGTAATCCTGCAGCGCCTGGATCTGCTCGATGGCGCTCTGCACGGCAAGGGCGGCATCGTTCTGGTGCTGCACCGGCGCGCCATAGATGGCCATGATCGCATCGCCGATGAACTTGTTGACCGATCCCTTGTGGCGAAAAATCACGCGGGTCATTTCCTCGAAGTAGCCGTTGAGGATGAAGGCGATGTCGGAGGCGCTAAAACGTGTGCTCATGCTCGTAAAGCCGCAGATGTCGCTGAA harbors:
- a CDS encoding o-succinylbenzoate synthase gives rise to the protein AACRQLGELAAFDLDYVEQPLPPGSERDLSRLRDVPVSIALDESLRDESMVMRALEADWADYFILKPTVLGGFARTREVTERVRAHGKRYVLTTALAGATERRACFDLACLLPAPLPACGLNTAGFVDGDGESDGLCVSEGRMVPREIEAHERAAL
- the menE gene encoding o-succinylbenzoate--CoA ligase, with product MNAPLFDLSRCPDEQRAFECGDETWSYAELRARVRECIARLESQDVGEGTFVAVHAPSGPEVVVLVHALWALRATLVPINLRLSDAERAAQLARVGHCPLLTLAEGEWEAEWLDNAPLDSVPKGMQLLLFTSGTTGVPKGALLSFEAIAASARAAKEALHYQRDERWLCCLPLYHVAGLSILYRCAFYGATLLLHPKFDAAALDHAVDEEGVTALSLVPTQLAAWLDVRGENKAPPTLRSVLLGGAGASPTLLERVRKVGLPLAPSFGMTETASQVCTLPPAQFAQIDLARLYLPPLPGVETRVRDEQGCDVPADTEGEVWLRGPSLFSGYLSDVDASSAAVASDGWFRTGDWGRRNESGALMIVERRSDLILSGGENVYPAEVEAALESHAAVVEAGVFARPDERWGSRVAAAVVLRGPVDWEQLEAHCRERLAGYKVPREFFSCEGLPRTPTGKLQRARLREQASSLRHS
- a CDS encoding cation:proton antiporter, with translation MIEVQIGEILLELGILFLATVALGGLLHRIRIPAIIAALLVAMAAHYTPLGERLLSAELYGMFTFLAQLGVLFLLFFIGVQIDFVELRSMGRDILWLTVFATGLPFVFGVLAMLGMGYGWGVALVIGMTRMPTAEAVIVPILDEFGLIRTRVGRFIVGAGTLDDVLEVALVAIVSVWIAEDATAAGAVDLWGKLWPILAGLAGLLTLAVLSYRWILPLLARWTPRDARGLVMISLLTMLLFGGLSEQAELGMVLGAILSGIVMRPTFQKIGIQGDQAIQTFRQMSYGFLGIVFFFWVGMSADLAGLAESPLLALLLFLAASAGKIGGTLLMVPMKKMSFREALTTGVGLDARLTTEIVVAQILYSAKLIDLELFTALIAASSVSTLLIPLWFTLLARRWGHELHGEPAGLGDENVA
- a CDS encoding universal stress protein: MSPEEKAPILLCLDIESGSEDLVRYAMAEAVRSERPLQVLSVLPKVRGEKSHAGARERLDAMVSRAVEATGASGSPELIVEISHGQRVEDEILRQIESLQPAMVIMGRRRHRGKEHMFIQSSTACVLADLSVPVLVVPIPAEEKK
- a CDS encoding TetR family transcriptional regulator C-terminal domain-containing protein, whose translation is MARPRLSEKTRERLLEEGVSAFLHNGFHGTGLKEVLDRVSVPKGSFYNYFESKEEFAAAAIRHYAECFARKMDRALTGAPDPVTGLRRFFESLMKEFKAAGYVGGCLIANLGGELEGSDVCREELSTAFQSWRDGVAKALAEGQELGLVRKDVDAGELADLLTESWEGAVIRMKIERSLEPLRRVVDRLLGDYLRP
- a CDS encoding SDR family oxidoreductase, whose protein sequence is MSKTPTIIITGSSSGIGLDIARTFAKDGANIVLNGRDPDKLAAVAAELGAPDHVASVAGDIGDRATGEALVQTALDRFGRVDVLINNAGRFGVTPFVDVTEEELDGFLHGNLRGTYLTTQAVVRQLKKQGDGGNIVNIGTVLIDHPIGSVPASAPLVSKGGIHALTTSLAAELAPDNIRVNLVAPGMIRTPLHGDADVDSFGAVALLRRVGEVQEITEAVRYLIGAQFVTGHILPVDGGFISGRA
- a CDS encoding nuclear transport factor 2 family protein; protein product: MSEHTENIQPGAAAYAAVARVMARYYEGLYHGDVELLAEVFHPGATYATASGGELLQLNLEAYFPVVSGRASPATRGEAYSYELTSIAFAGSHTALVRMRSAMLGKHFDDFLSLIKVDGQWRIIAKVFHFELEPTAEGT
- a CDS encoding 4-oxalocrotonate tautomerase family protein: MPYVNIKITREGGTTAEQKAALIAGVTDVLVSVLNKSPATTFVVIDEVELEDWGIGGLPVEEFRRQR
- a CDS encoding FAD-dependent oxidoreductase, whose protein sequence is MKCLVLGGGLAGLASAVWLSEKGHQVTLLERRASLGGRTIAIPQPEVDDVPDNGQHVFASGYENLFRYLESVGTRQYVEFPGQMSTRMPGGELHTAGTSGLDGLRTMIGDLPGVHGLDKLRTALAQARLIRQAIFQPSYLDDITADEWFRRIGMPASARKALWDGIVIGLTGDKTEISSAKVPADLLVTGMRKAIKTRTPVSIGYPTVDLDTLFISSAEKVFAERGVEVRTRTAVRCVNVENGALKGVTLGDGEELQADIVICAIPVWGIKGILDQVPGHEKIYRAVEHLTPVPIVSVNLYLDRSIGMEDWGEILYGGEGVLEQVWDRQKMHGRSSENNWFYSTTVSASYELIKRTNKEIVATQMKTLERYYPAARGAEVIHSHVVRMPRSTFAQRPGTAGVRPKQKTAVKGLAIAGDWTETDWTTTMEGACQSAARAVEAVLL
- a CDS encoding pentapeptide repeat-containing protein, with the protein product MRRTQRTGKWTLAAIIVASILSACSSAPQQARRFGADLSERQLAGADYQNRLLTAASFEGASLPEAKFMNASLKSANFSGATLASANFERSDMRAATLQNADLRFANLSRSNLHLADFENADLERATLKGANLRYAVLSGANLRGADLRGADLTGAVLSGADLRGARLEKARLAGAIVVGVILDERTAGLETSPLGPVSSAASIGAGSAIGLGALAAR
- a CDS encoding peptidylprolyl isomerase, coding for MSEENEETPETPEPQAQQAAPEAPAPESSEEPHPFDMSERRDFGVILGLIAIVAIIAAAAVVFLRQGGPTGARSSETAFADDIIARVGDRDVPMQDFKIWLASLPQSVHMQLGSPEGRRGILQQYLNRVAMDEYSRQQGVYETEAFKEEYERARDMFAVRELVDETFKAQASEDDLRDFHKKHKEQFPKPFNDPSQRYQLIEEYRRNIVSQFADTFLKSVTVQKAENFTEPVIAKIIYTEDESDTITLEDWETELSALSSEDQRWSRTPQGREELLQRLLRRKALARIAQARDFGKRPSVEASLQEIRPHIAAKVLAMDELKDVDPIVDEEIKNNREAYEESRMEIAHIMIRVGADASGSQVATAEAKIKDLYDQILKGADFAKLAKENSEDPNTAPEGGKVGEVGKGELVRPMAEAAFALKEGEVSQPVRTMFGFHLIKALSNPHTEYDEGVARAMARRRIMEGAIDTKVGDIVTKMNVAINDPLIDGWDPVSQFLEQQAQAAQAGPMQGGDQPAAPPAPQ